From Acidothermus cellulolyticus 11B, a single genomic window includes:
- a CDS encoding S1C family serine protease — MGRAVGWLAAVLAAVVVSAGTTGVVVHSLDRGTASAGTTAAAAAAPQAAPASSIQSALAKILPSVVLINDTVTTGPGGGGGFGGFGGFMASGAGTGIIISSDGLVVTNAHVVNGATQINVTLPGNGGTHAASIVGIDTTKDLAVLKVSGVSGLVPATFANSSTVHVGDTVLAIGNALGYGGQPTVTEGIISATNRSLRDSSENLTGLLQTDAAINPGNSGGPLVNTSGEVIGINVAVATGTPSEPAQNIGFAIPSNTVTAALPALEAGKSASGSPSPSQTTAFLGVVVTDAPNGAAVVEVQPSGPAAQAGVQAGDVITAVGNEQTPDAAALQAAIRAKKPGTTVTLHIIRGAQQLTIPVTLGSTQVTS, encoded by the coding sequence ATGGGCCGGGCGGTCGGTTGGCTTGCGGCTGTGCTGGCTGCGGTCGTGGTGTCCGCCGGTACGACGGGCGTGGTCGTGCACTCCCTCGATCGCGGAACTGCCTCCGCCGGGACGACCGCGGCCGCCGCTGCGGCCCCGCAAGCGGCACCGGCGAGTTCCATCCAGTCGGCGTTGGCGAAAATTCTCCCGTCCGTCGTCTTGATCAACGACACCGTGACCACCGGACCCGGCGGCGGCGGTGGATTCGGTGGATTCGGCGGATTCATGGCAAGCGGGGCAGGAACCGGAATCATCATCAGCTCCGACGGGCTCGTCGTGACGAACGCGCACGTCGTCAACGGCGCAACGCAAATAAACGTGACGCTGCCCGGGAACGGCGGTACGCACGCCGCGTCAATCGTCGGCATTGACACGACGAAGGACCTCGCCGTGCTCAAGGTGTCCGGAGTGTCCGGTCTCGTGCCTGCAACATTTGCGAATTCCTCGACCGTGCACGTCGGTGACACGGTGCTGGCGATTGGGAATGCGCTCGGCTACGGTGGTCAGCCGACCGTCACCGAAGGCATCATTTCGGCAACGAACCGAAGCCTGCGGGACAGCAGCGAGAATCTGACCGGGCTGCTGCAGACGGACGCCGCCATCAACCCCGGCAACAGCGGCGGACCGCTTGTCAATACCAGCGGCGAGGTCATCGGCATCAACGTGGCCGTGGCGACCGGAACACCGAGCGAGCCCGCCCAGAATATCGGCTTCGCGATTCCGAGCAATACCGTGACCGCAGCGCTGCCCGCACTGGAAGCCGGGAAGTCGGCATCCGGGTCCCCCTCACCAAGCCAGACGACCGCATTTCTCGGGGTTGTGGTGACGGATGCGCCGAACGGAGCAGCCGTCGTGGAGGTGCAGCCGAGCGGACCGGCAGCTCAAGCCGGCGTGCAGGCGGGTGACGTCATCACCGCGGTCGGCAACGAGCAGACGCCGGATGCAGCGGCGTTGCAAGCGGCGATCCGCGCGAAGAAACCGGGAACGACGGTCACCCTGCACATCATCCGCGGCGCCCAACAGCTGACGATTCCCGTCACCCTCGGCTCCACCCAGGTCACTTCCTGA
- a CDS encoding isochorismatase family protein, producing MSDEARDVADIPAQADNRALVVVDVQPTFCEGGELPVAGGNATADRIAAYLADAADNYRLIVTTQDWHIEPGSHFSTTPDFVDTWPPHGIAGTPNAELHPAIAKAISALPRVVSLRKGAYQAAYSGFEATDDAGHDLAWHLAANDIREVDICGIAESHCVKATALDGARLGYRITVLTDLTVPVTPELGEQARSEMVAAGVRLRRAA from the coding sequence ATGTCAGACGAAGCACGCGACGTTGCGGATATTCCTGCGCAGGCTGATAACCGGGCGCTCGTCGTGGTCGACGTCCAGCCGACCTTCTGCGAAGGCGGCGAACTGCCGGTAGCCGGTGGAAACGCGACAGCTGATCGGATCGCGGCTTACCTCGCGGACGCAGCGGACAACTATCGCCTCATCGTCACGACGCAAGATTGGCACATCGAACCCGGCTCCCACTTCTCCACAACTCCGGATTTCGTCGATACCTGGCCGCCACACGGCATTGCCGGGACGCCGAACGCGGAGCTGCACCCGGCAATCGCAAAGGCGATTTCCGCCCTTCCCCGCGTCGTGTCTTTACGCAAGGGGGCATACCAGGCGGCGTACTCCGGCTTTGAGGCCACCGACGACGCCGGCCACGATCTCGCCTGGCACCTGGCAGCCAACGACATCCGTGAGGTGGACATCTGCGGTATCGCCGAGAGCCATTGCGTGAAGGCCACCGCACTGGACGGCGCCCGCCTCGGATACCGGATCACGGTGCTCACCGATCTCACCGTGCCCGTCACACCGGAGCTCGGGGAGCAGGCGCGATCCGAGATGGTCGCGGCGGGTGTTCGGCTTCGCCGGGCCGCATAG